AAACCAGTGCCCAGGGAAAGGTGAAGGTTGACTCCTGGGGTGTTGGTGCTGAcgacagaggaggaggtggtaaGGGCTGTGGAGGATGGTGGGAGGAGTGAAGTggaggagggtggaggaggtggtggtggagaggAATAAAGTACAGTGAAGTCAAACTCATCTGCAACATCGACGTTGTGATAGATGAAGCTTCTTGTTGAAGCTCTGGGGTGTGGAGTCCCTGTAGAATCTGTGACAGAGGTTAATGTGGCGCTTCTTTCCAGACTGTCATGTTTCCTTCTGGCCTCTTTCTGAGTCTTTGGGGTCACCGTTGTGGTCGACTTGGTGTGGTTGCTAAAAGGTTCTCTGATCAGACATCTGGAATGAAGAGGTTTTAAGGATTTCCCATCAGATTCAGTTTCTCTAGTGTTGCTCTTTGGCTCATTACTTCCAGGAACCTTTGAGATCTGACTCATTAAAGGCTTTGGACTGATAGATACAGAGAGTGATAAATCATCTCTGATCTCTTTATCTAAGACTTTAAAGGTTTTTGGACTAGAGATGCTGCTCTGACGCTCTGACGTCGTACTTATCTTGGACTGTTTGCTGACAGACGGGACAGCTGGTGCAGCTGCCTCAGTGTCTGACCACTGACACAGGTGACAAGTCAAATTATTCTCTGTTTCACTGATATTTGACTCCAAAGAAGCTTTTGGAGATAAACTCACATTTGGATGCTCAGTCGCTGAGATTTTAGACAATGTGGACACTTTCATGGTCCACTTCTTCCCAAACTCCTGACCAGGCTCCGATTTAGAACATTCCCAGATATTCATCATGTTTTTCTTAATCTCACTGGACAGTCCAGTGTCGGAGCAACTAGAATTCAAATCACTAGAACCTCTTCCTTTTGTATTATTTGTAGTTTCTGGGTTCTCGCTTGGCTCTGGAGAAACAGCTCCCCCATGTTTAGGTTCATCTTTACTTTCCTTCAGACCAGTTAAAGTCTTTGTACCTTCTGATGAATCACAAATTGGGGTTTTATCTGTTTTAGAAATCTCAGGTTCCTTCCTTAACGCTCGAGAGTTTTTTTCTGGTGTACTTTTCACAACCACTGAAGCTCTGGATGCATCATCAGTAACAGTAGTGCCCAAAGTCTGGGACTGTTTTAAGGATGTCAGGGTTTCAAAGGTGTTCCCCATAGTTTTAGAAAACTTCAAGGCCTGCTTTCCTTTGGTtttctccatcttctcttctgtcttcccacatttcttctccttttccttgGTAACTTTCTCATCCATGCTTTGCAGTTGTTTCTTGTCTTTGCCTCTCTGGTGTTTCTCATTCACTTCATCCGTTCTTTGTCTTGGGGTTTTGGTTATTTTGGGAAGTGTGGAGTTTTGTCTGTGGTCTTTTTGGATCTTACTGTTCAGCTCATCCAAAAACCTGTACagatacataaatacacaaccGTTATAGCAGCTTGGTAAAGTGATTTCAGAGGCTTCCCAACAGTCAAAAGGTGTCAAGGTCAGATCCAAAGACCTAGTCcaaagaggacacacacacacagagataccTGGTGTGGAAGGAGTCTTGTGTGAACAGGGGATGTTCTAGCAGCTCTGAACACTGAGCCCTTCGTTCTGGATCCATCAGGAGACAGCTCTGAATGAGACAACATAAAGGTATTAGTGGGTCTGATAGAGGGTAGGATCTGAAAGTGCCCAAAGGTAACAAACAAATTCATAGCAGACGCCACAATTCAGGTCAAAAGGAAAAAGTGATGAAGATGGAAGGAGCAGCCACTGAGCACTGTACATGTGCCAGGTCCAGGGCAGTGGGTGGGATTGTAGGGTAGCGCTCCTGCAGTATGACATGGCCAGAACGTTCTGGTAATCTGGCTTCAGAAAAAACTGGATTCCTGTGGAACAGCTCCTGGTGATGCACCGTCAGGTCCCCTATCATAGAAAAAAAGGAGGGGAGACTCGGTGGAGTATAAGTCTGTAAGTGTCATTTTATCTAATAGAGTTTTTGGTGTATGTGCTTACCAAAGCACCGGGTGATGTGGTAAATTTGGTCAAGTTCTGAGTCTCCAGGGAAAAGAGGCTGACCTGTTAGCATCTCTAATAACAGACAACCTATAGCCCACACGTCCACcggtctacacacacacacacacacacacacacacctgttatTACGTCACCAATACACTAACTACAGTTAACATCCACAGGTCTACACAAACGTGCTTACTTTCCATATTTAAGGTCTCCCACCAGCAGCTCAGGTGCTCTGTACCAGCGAGTGGCGACGTAGTCCGTGTAGACGCCGCCCTCAGCGGGTGACGCCATGGTACGTGCAAAGCCAAAATCACATAGTTTGACCACGCCCCCCTGAGAGATGAGGACGTTCTCTGGTTTGATGTCACGATGGATGATCTGTGAGGGAGgagaacagaagaagaaaatatatcaTAAGTCTGTAATTCTTCATCTGCTCGCCACACTGGAAGAGCTGTGAACTGAAGACCTGATggatttcattctgtttctgtctgataaTTGATGATCTGTCAAATTAAGTCTATGTTTCTGTGTCTGCCTTCTCATTCTCAGGAATCTTTAGTAACGGCTGCATAAGAACAATCTCTCAATCTACAATATGTGTATGACGTAGACATACGATGACAGATCACGCTGTTGTCTCTGGACAATATACTATATTTATACCCAAAGACCTGGTTGGACGTCAGGTGTTTGGGGAAATGCTTCATTTTGAGTCCTCACATTTTGCTGGTGGCAGAAGGCTGCAGCCCTCAGGATCTGATACACATATTGCCGGGTGGTGTTCAGGTCCAGTCCGCTTGGGTTCTGCTCCAAATCATCCAGGAGCGTCCGCTCCACAAACTCGAACACCAGATACCAGCGACGGCGACGCTTCCACACTTCCAGAAGGTTCACCAGGTTGTCGTGATGCAGTTTCTTTATGGTCAGaggaaaaataagcaaaatgtataaatagaaAAGATGTTTTCTTATTAAGACAGTTTTTAGTT
The window above is part of the Mastacembelus armatus chromosome 18, fMasArm1.2, whole genome shotgun sequence genome. Proteins encoded here:
- the LOC113139120 gene encoding cyclin-dependent kinase-like 3 isoform X1, which gives rise to MERYETLGLVGEGSYGVVLKCRHRDSGRLVAIKKFMDSDGDKTVKKIALREIKLLRKLHHDNLVNLLEVWKRRRRWYLVFEFVERTLLDDLEQNPSGLDLNTTRQYVYQILRAAAFCHQQNIIHRDIKPENVLISQGGVVKLCDFGFARTMASPAEGGVYTDYVATRWYRAPELLVGDLKYGKPVDVWAIGCLLLEMLTGQPLFPGDSELDQIYHITRCFGDLTVHHQELFHRNPVFSEARLPERSGHVILQERYPTIPPTALDLAHSCLLMDPERRAQCSELLEHPLFTQDSFHTRFLDELNSKIQKDHRQNSTLPKITKTPRQRTDEVNEKHQRGKDKKQLQSMDEKVTKEKEKKCGKTEEKMEKTKGKQALKFSKTMGNTFETLTSLKQSQTLGTTVTDDASRASVVVKSTPEKNSRALRKEPEISKTDKTPICDSSEGTKTLTGLKESKDEPKHGGAVSPEPSENPETTNNTKGRGSSDLNSSCSDTGLSSEIKKNMMNIWECSKSEPGQEFGKKWTMKVSTLSKISATEHPNVSLSPKASLESNISETENNLTCHLCQWSDTEAAAPAVPSVSKQSKISTTSERQSSISSPKTFKVLDKEIRDDLSLSVSISPKPLMSQISKVPGSNEPKSNTRETESDGKSLKPLHSRCLIREPFSNHTKSTTTVTPKTQKEARRKHDSLERSATLTSVTDSTGTPHPRASTRSFIYHNVDVADEFDFTVLYSSPPPPPPPSSTSLLPPSSTALTTSSSVVSTNTPGVNLHLSLGTGFHPGNHSLRGVDKPRNHGSVYSRLAQQALTSHITPVAAQVTQQPSDKSLVSERSFPSDRCSCGVGGGAAVAKKKSEVHFPDLRSSVLPELRGRDGKHNKGVSKDQRKDKQPQQD
- the LOC113139120 gene encoding cyclin-dependent kinase-like 2 isoform X2 encodes the protein MERYETLGLVGEGSYGVVLKCRHRDSGRLVAIKKFMDSDGDKTVKKIALREIKLLRKLHHDNLVNLLEVWKRRRRWYLVFEFVERTLLDDLEQNPSGLDLNTTRQYVYQILRAAAFCHQQNIIHRDIKPENVLISQGGVVKLCDFGFARTMASPAEGGVYTDYVATRWYRAPELLVGDLKYGKPVDVWAIGCLLLEMLTGQPLFPGDSELDQIYHITRCFGDLTVHHQELFHRNPVFSEARLPERSGHVILQERYPTIPPTALDLAHSCLLMDPERRAQCSELLEHPLFTQDSFHTRFLDELNSKIQKDHRQNSTLPKITKTPRQRTDEVNEKHQRGKDKKQLQSMDEKVTKEKEKKCGKTEEKMEKTKGKQALKFSKTMGNTFETLTSLKQSQTLGTTVTDDASRASVVVKSTPEKNSRALRKEPEISKTDKTPICDSSEGTKTLTGLKESKDEPKHGGAVSPEPSENPETTNNTKGRGSSDLNSSCSDTGLSSEIKKNMMNIWECSKSEPGQEFGKKWTMKVSTLSKISATEHPNVSLSPKASLESNISETENNLTCHLCQWSDTEAAAPAVPSVSKQSKISTTSERQSSISSPKTFKVLDKEIRDDLSLSVSISPKPLMSQISKVPGSNEPKSNTRETESDGKSLKPLHSRCLIREPFSNHTKSTTTVTPKTQKEARRKHDSLERSATLTSVTDSTGTPHPRASTRSFIYHNVDVADEFDFTVLYSSPPPPPPPSSTSLLPPSSTALTTSSSVVSTNTPGVNLHLSLGTGFHPGNHSLRQTKESW